In Allocoprobacillus halotolerans, a genomic segment contains:
- a CDS encoding aminoacetone oxidase family FAD-binding enzyme: protein MKKIVIIGAGASGVYLSILLKQKNPCYEVIVLEQNKAPLKKLLATGNGRCNLSNQKMNSKYYQSDNQELVQSIIQDFDMVQQMQKIGLYCTYQGDLLYPKSEQALTVKNVFMQRSEEKGVIFAYDQEVTQIQKHKHQYLITTTSQQILADAIVLAMGSEAGKLSGMNHSRYDLLKQLQLKIIEPMPSLVQFYTSPAIKSLKGVRVKGTFSLIENQQCIHKEKGELLFTDYGVSGIAVMQLSSFYKKHHNYQLYIDFFDEISHNQLCQLLSNQTSLFLEGLINHKLAVYFQKYQHLSIEKLASLLKHYPLNIQGVREASYAQVMKGGLSLDNVTEDLELKQYPHIYAIGEILNVAGMCGGYNLHFALASACHVVEAIEREKYVKNS from the coding sequence ATGAAGAAAATAGTCATTATTGGAGCTGGGGCTTCAGGTGTTTATCTATCTATTTTATTAAAACAAAAAAATCCTTGTTATGAAGTTATTGTTTTAGAACAAAATAAAGCGCCTTTAAAAAAGTTACTTGCAACTGGTAATGGGCGTTGTAATTTATCAAATCAAAAGATGAATTCAAAATATTACCAAAGCGATAATCAAGAACTTGTACAATCTATTATTCAAGACTTTGATATGGTTCAACAAATGCAAAAAATAGGTCTTTATTGTACATATCAAGGAGATTTACTTTATCCTAAAAGTGAACAAGCTTTAACCGTTAAAAATGTTTTCATGCAACGTAGTGAAGAAAAGGGTGTTATTTTTGCCTATGACCAAGAGGTTACTCAAATTCAAAAACACAAACACCAATATTTGATAACGACAACATCTCAACAAATTTTAGCTGATGCTATTGTTTTAGCTATGGGAAGTGAAGCTGGTAAATTATCTGGCATGAATCACTCACGTTATGATCTTTTAAAGCAACTTCAATTAAAGATTATTGAACCCATGCCATCACTTGTCCAGTTCTATACTTCTCCTGCGATAAAATCTTTAAAAGGAGTCAGGGTCAAAGGAACGTTTTCACTTATCGAAAATCAACAATGTATTCATAAGGAAAAAGGAGAATTATTATTTACAGACTATGGGGTTAGTGGAATTGCCGTTATGCAATTATCATCTTTTTATAAAAAACATCATAATTATCAATTATATATTGATTTTTTTGACGAAATCAGTCACAATCAATTATGTCAGTTATTATCCAATCAAACTTCTTTATTTTTAGAGGGACTTATCAATCATAAACTTGCTGTGTACTTTCAAAAATATCAGCATCTTTCTATTGAAAAACTGGCTTCTTTATTAAAACATTATCCATTAAATATTCAAGGCGTGAGAGAGGCAAGTTATGCTCAAGTTATGAAAGGTGGATTATCTTTGGATAATGTGACAGAAGATTTAGAGTTAAAACAATATCCACATATTTATGCAATAGGGGAAATATTAAATGTTGCAGGAATGTGTGGCGGTTATAATTTACATTTTGCTTTAGCAAGTGCTTGTCATGTTGTAGAAGCGATAGAGAGGGAAAAGTATGTTAAGAATTCATAA
- a CDS encoding YebC/PmpR family DNA-binding transcriptional regulator → MGRAHEVRKVAMAKTAAKKAKLYSRYGKEIYLTAKAGGPELDGNLALRRLVDKAKKEQVPADVIKRAIDKVKSGVTENYEPIQFEGFGPGNSTLIVKCLTDNINRTISQVRPAFTKSKSKLGAEGSVAYLYNVESTVILNGMSEDEVLEALVMGDVDAKDITTLEDGRIKITGEPTDLNKIKTAIETMKEDIEFDVDDITTTPQEYVELNDEDMAMFERLMGLLNDCDDVDDIYHNVSNYDDGEEE, encoded by the coding sequence ATGGGTAGAGCACATGAAGTGCGTAAAGTCGCTATGGCAAAAACAGCGGCAAAAAAAGCAAAATTATATTCTCGATATGGAAAAGAAATTTATTTAACAGCGAAAGCTGGTGGACCTGAATTAGATGGAAACTTAGCATTAAGACGTTTAGTTGATAAAGCAAAAAAGGAACAAGTTCCTGCAGATGTTATTAAACGTGCTATTGATAAAGTCAAAAGTGGTGTCACTGAAAACTATGAACCTATTCAATTTGAAGGTTTTGGTCCTGGTAATTCAACATTAATCGTTAAATGTTTAACTGATAATATCAATCGTACAATTTCTCAAGTTCGTCCTGCTTTTACAAAATCAAAATCTAAATTAGGTGCTGAAGGTTCTGTTGCTTATTTATATAATGTAGAAAGTACTGTTATTTTAAATGGTATGAGTGAAGATGAAGTGTTAGAAGCTTTAGTAATGGGTGATGTTGATGCTAAAGACATTACAACATTAGAAGATGGACGTATTAAAATCACTGGTGAACCAACTGATTTAAATAAAATCAAAACAGCTATTGAAACCATGAAAGAAGATATTGAATTTGACGTAGATGATATTACAACAACACCTCAAGAATATGTTGAACTGAATGATGAAGATATGGCAATGTTTGAAAGATTAATGGGATTATTAAATGATTGTGATGATGTTGATGATATTTACCACAATGTTTCAAATTATGATGATGGAGAAGAAGAATAA
- a CDS encoding MBL fold metallo-hydrolase has product MLSLFYMKVTHLYHSGCLIELEYHQLLFDYYQGELHLNNDKPLYVFVSHRHYDHYNPEIFQFNHPQITYILSNTLRHKHDAYYVDVHQTYQIDDLSISTLLSTDEGCAFLVHVENQTIYHAGDLNWWHWQGEPQADNDYQRNTYLQEIQSINEPIDLACVVVDIRQEKDYLLGLSAFLKHVQTKYILPIHYFDRYETTQLLLKETLDNPYHAKILPVIQQNQSFEIE; this is encoded by the coding sequence ATGTTATCTCTTTTTTATATGAAAGTTACACATTTGTATCATAGTGGCTGTCTTATTGAATTAGAATATCATCAACTTCTCTTTGATTACTATCAAGGAGAACTTCATCTTAACAATGACAAACCACTCTATGTCTTTGTTTCCCATCGTCATTATGATCACTACAATCCTGAAATTTTTCAATTCAATCATCCTCAAATCACTTATATTTTATCCAATACATTACGTCATAAACATGATGCTTATTATGTTGATGTGCATCAAACATATCAAATTGATGATTTATCTATTTCAACATTATTATCGACCGATGAAGGTTGTGCTTTTCTAGTGCACGTAGAAAATCAGACTATTTATCATGCTGGTGATTTAAATTGGTGGCATTGGCAAGGTGAACCACAAGCTGATAATGACTATCAACGTAACACCTACCTTCAAGAAATTCAATCTATCAATGAACCCATTGATTTAGCCTGTGTCGTTGTAGATATTCGTCAAGAAAAAGATTATCTTTTGGGATTATCAGCTTTTTTAAAGCATGTACAAACAAAGTATATTTTACCAATTCATTATTTTGACCGTTATGAAACAACCCAACTTTTATTAAAAGAAACTTTAGATAATCCTTATCATGCAAAAATATTACCTGTCATACAACAAAATCAAAGCTTTGAAATTGAATAA
- a CDS encoding VOC family protein → MKAVLNHCNINITDLSKSIAFYKEALGMQIVREKEASDGSFKLVYLGDGISPFQIELTWLKDHPQPYDLGENESHICFVVDDYEAYHQLHQQMDCICFENEAMGLYFIHDPDDYWIEIVPKK, encoded by the coding sequence ATGAAAGCAGTATTAAATCATTGTAATATTAATATCACTGATTTATCAAAGAGTATCGCTTTTTATAAAGAAGCATTAGGTATGCAAATTGTTAGAGAGAAAGAGGCGAGTGATGGTAGTTTTAAACTTGTTTATTTAGGAGATGGAATTTCACCATTTCAAATCGAATTAACATGGCTTAAAGATCATCCTCAGCCTTATGACTTAGGTGAAAATGAAAGCCATATATGTTTTGTTGTAGATGATTATGAGGCTTATCATCAATTGCATCAACAAATGGATTGTATTTGTTTTGAAAACGAAGCAATGGGATTATATTTCATTCATGATCCTGATGACTATTGGATTGAAATTGTACCAAAGAAATAA
- a CDS encoding DUF6440 family protein, which translates to MAKKDERFIKTYGSDKFFQISEIWVDKETGVNYFFHSNSVGSGLTVLVDREGKPVITTVFPDDE; encoded by the coding sequence ATGGCAAAAAAAGATGAACGATTTATAAAAACTTATGGTTCAGATAAATTTTTTCAAATTTCTGAAATATGGGTTGATAAAGAGACTGGTGTGAATTATTTTTTTCACAGTAATTCAGTTGGGTCAGGATTGACAGTACTTGTTGATAGAGAAGGGAAACCAGTCATTACAACAGTGTTTCCAGATGATGAATAG